A region from the Etheostoma spectabile isolate EspeVRDwgs_2016 chromosome 9, UIUC_Espe_1.0, whole genome shotgun sequence genome encodes:
- the ddr2a gene encoding discoidin domain-containing receptor 2 isoform X1: protein MKHLWDVHFLLLILLYLLGSVTSQVNPGVCRYPMGMSGGQIQDEDITASSQWSESTAARYGRLNSEEGDGAWCPEITVEPDSLKEFLQIDLRSLHFITLVGTQGRHAGGIGNEFAQMYKIKYSRDGSRWISWRNRQGKQVIEGNRNAYDIVLKDLEPPIIARFVRFMPVTDHSMNVCMRVELYGCEWLDGLVSYNAAAGQQMSLPAYSAYLNDSVYDGAVSYSMTEGLGQLTDGVCGQDDFTQSLDTHNVWPGYDYVGWTNESFSNVEIMFEFDRIRNFTTMKVHCNNMYSRHVRVFRQVVCYFRSEADWEATPLSFSPVEDNENSSARFVTVNLANHMASAIKCQFYFADAWMLFSEITFQSDTAMYDTTLAPPVPGMTPDTPLEDDPTHKVDDSNTRILIGCLVAIIFILVVIIVIILWRQVWQKMLEKASRRMLDDELTASLSIQSETFAYTHNQSSTTSEQQSNSTYERIFPLGPDYQEPSRIICKLPEFAQSSEEPASSSTAASKSTTSTAVQDGAPHYAEADIVNLQGVTGGNTYAIPTLTMDLLSGKDVAVEEFPRKLLTFKEKLGEGQFGEVHLCEADGMQEFMNKEFLFDIPEDVPVLVAVKMLRSDANKNARNDFLKEIKIMSRLKDPNIIRLLAVCIYSDPLCMITEYMENGDLNQFLSRHEPEGQLALLSNAPTVSFNNLCYMAAQIASGMKYLSFLNFVHRDLATRNCLVGKNYTIKIADFGMSRNLYSGDYYRIQGRAVLPIRWMSWESILLGKFTTASDVWAFGVTLWEILNFCKEQPYSQLTDEQVIENTGEFFRDQKRQIYLPQPVLCTDSLYKIMLSCWRRNTKERPSFQEIHRALQEIQP, encoded by the exons ATGAAGCACCTGTGGGACGTTCACTTCCTCCTGCTCATCCTCCTCTACCTGTTAGGATCCGTCACATCACAGGTCAACCCAG GTGTGTGTCGGTATCCCATGGGCATGTCAGGAGGGCAGATACAGGACGAGGACATCACTGCCTCCAGCCAGTGGTCTGAATCCACCGCTGCTAGATACGGCAG GTTGAACTCGGAGGAGGGCGATGGCGCGTGGTGTCCAGAGATAACAGTGGAGCCAGACAGCCTGAAAGAGTTCCTTCAGATTGACCTGCGCTCGCTCCACTTCATCACCCTTGTGGGCACTCAGGGGCGTCACGCGGGAGGCATCGGTAATGAGTTTGCTCAGATGTACAAGATTAAGTACAGCCGCGATGGCAGCCGCTGGATCTCATGGAGAAACAGGCAGGGCAAGCAG GTGATTGAAGGAAACAGGAACGCCTACGACATTGTACTCAAGGACCTCGAGCCGCCCATTATCGCTCGCTTCGTCCGCTTCATGCCCGTCACAGACCACTCCATGAACGTCTGCATGAGAGTGGAGCTCTACGGCTGTGAATGGCTGG ATGGTCTGGTGTCATACAACGCTGCAGCAGGACAACAGATGAGCTTGCCTGCTTACTCAGCTTATCTCAACGACTCTGTCTATGATGGAGCTGTCAgctacag TATGACAGAGGGCTTGGGCCAGCTGACTGATGGAGTGTGTGGCCAGGATGATTTTACACAAAGTCTCGACACTCACAATGTGTGGCCTGGATATGACTACGTGGGTTGGACTAATGAGAGCTTCTCCAATGTTGAAATCATGTTTGAGTTTGACCGCATCCGCAACTTCACCACCATGAAG GTCCACTGCAACAACATGTACTCACGACACGTCAGGGTCTTCCGCCAGGTGGTGTGTTACTTCCGCTCTGAGGCAGACTGGGAAGCCACGCCCCTCTCCTTTAGCCCCGTGGAGGATAATGAGAACTCCAGCGCCCGCTTCGTCACCGTCAACCTGGCCAATCACATGGCCAGCGCCATCAAGTGCCAGTTCTACTTTGCTGATGCCTGGATGTTGTTCAGCGAGATCACCTTCCAGTCAG ATACAGCCATGTACGACACAACACTGGCTCCTCCCGTGCCAGGAATGACACCTGACACACCACTAG AGGATGACCCCACCCACAAAGTAGATGACAGCAACACCCGCATACTGATTGGCTGTTTAGTGGCCATCATCTTCATCCTCGTGGTCATCATTGTCATCATCTTGTGGAGGCAGGTGTGGCAGAAGATGTTGGAGAAG GCCTCTCGCCGGATGCTGGACGATGAACTAACTGCTAGTTTGTCAATACAGAGTGAGACGTTCGCTTACACCCACAACCAGTCGAGCACAACCAGTGAGCAGCAGTCTAATTCCACCTATGAGCGCATCTTCCCCCTTGGTCCAGACTACCAGGAGCCATCACGCATCATATGTAAGCTGCCGGAGTTTGCTCAGAGCTCCGAGGAGCCTG CTTCCTCCAGCACAGCAGCTTCAAAATCCaccacatctactgcagtccaAGATGGCGCCCCTCACTACGCAGAGGCAGACATTGTAAACCTGCAAGGCGTAACCGGAGGCAACACATACGCCATCCCCACATTAACTATGGACCTGTTGTCAGGGAAGGATGTTGCAGTGGAGGAGTTCCCGCGAAAGCTGCTCACATTCAAAGAGAAGCTGGGAGAGGGCCAGTTTGGAGAG GTGCACCTGTGCGAAGCAGACGGAATGCAGGAATTTATGAATAAAGAGTTTTTATTTGACATCCCAGAGGACGTGCCAGTTTTAGTGGCTGTGAAGATGCTCCGTTCCGACGCAAACAAAAATGCAAG GAATGACTTTCTGAAAGAGATAAAGATCATGTCACGTTTGAAGGACCCCAACATCATTCGCCTGTTGGCTGTGTGCATCTACAGCGACCCTCTCTGTATGATCACGGAGTACATGGAGAACGGAGATCTCAACCAGTTTCTGTCCCGCCACGAACCCGAGGGACAACTCGCTCTGCTCAGCAATGCGCCTACAGTCAG CTTCAATAATCTGTGCTACATGGCCGCTCAGATAGCGTCGGGGATGAAGTACCTCTCCTTTCTAAACTTTGTTCATCGAGACTTGGCTACACGCAATTGCCTGGTGGGCAAAAACTACACGATAAAGATAGCTGACTTTGGCATGAGCAGAAACCTGTACAGTGGTGACTACTACCGCATCCAGGGCAGAGCGGTACTGCCGATACGCTGGATGTCATGGGAGAGCATCCTGCTG GGTAAGTTCACCACAGCTAGCGACGTGTGGGCTTTTGGGGTGACATTGTGGGAGATACTAAACTTCTGCAAAGAGCAACCCTACTCCCAGCTCACCGATGAGCAGGTGATAGAGAACACAGGGGAGTTTTTCAGGGACCAGAAAAGACAG ATCTACTTGCCTCAGCCTGTGCTGTGTACAGACTCGCTCTACAAGATCATGCTAAGCTGCTGGAGGAGGAACACGAAGGAACGGCCCTCCTTCCAGGAAATACACCGAGCCCTCCAGGAAATACAGCCTTAA
- the ddr2a gene encoding discoidin domain-containing receptor 2 isoform X4, whose amino-acid sequence MKHLWDVHFLLLILLYLLGSVTSQVNPGVCRYPMGMSGGQIQDEDITASSQWSESTAARYGRLNSEEGDGAWCPEITVEPDSLKEFLQIDLRSLHFITLVGTQGRHAGGIGNEFAQMYKIKYSRDGSRWISWRNRQGKQVIEGNRNAYDIVLKDLEPPIIARFVRFMPVTDHSMNVCMRVELYGCEWLDGLVSYNAAAGQQMSLPAYSAYLNDSVYDGAVSYSMTEGLGQLTDGVCGQDDFTQSLDTHNVWPGYDYVGWTNESFSNVEIMFEFDRIRNFTTMKVHCNNMYSRHVRVFRQVVCYFRSEADWEATPLSFSPVEDNENSSARFVTVNLANHMASAIKCQFYFADAWMLFSEITFQSDTAMYDTTLAPPVPGMTPDTPLEDDPTHKVDDSNTRILIGCLVAIIFILVVIIVIILWRQVWQKMLEKSETFAYTHNQSSTTSEQQSNSTYERIFPLGPDYQEPSRIICKLPEFAQSSEEPASSSTAASKSTTSTAVQDGAPHYAEADIVNLQGVTGGNTYAIPTLTMDLLSGKDVAVEEFPRKLLTFKEKLGEGQFGEVHLCEADGMQEFMNKEFLFDIPEDVPVLVAVKMLRSDANKNARNDFLKEIKIMSRLKDPNIIRLLAVCIYSDPLCMITEYMENGDLNQFLSRHEPEGQLALLSNAPTVSFNNLCYMAAQIASGMKYLSFLNFVHRDLATRNCLVGKNYTIKIADFGMSRNLYSGDYYRIQGRAVLPIRWMSWESILLGKFTTASDVWAFGVTLWEILNFCKEQPYSQLTDEQVIENTGEFFRDQKRQIYLPQPVLCTDSLYKIMLSCWRRNTKERPSFQEIHRALQEIQP is encoded by the exons ATGAAGCACCTGTGGGACGTTCACTTCCTCCTGCTCATCCTCCTCTACCTGTTAGGATCCGTCACATCACAGGTCAACCCAG GTGTGTGTCGGTATCCCATGGGCATGTCAGGAGGGCAGATACAGGACGAGGACATCACTGCCTCCAGCCAGTGGTCTGAATCCACCGCTGCTAGATACGGCAG GTTGAACTCGGAGGAGGGCGATGGCGCGTGGTGTCCAGAGATAACAGTGGAGCCAGACAGCCTGAAAGAGTTCCTTCAGATTGACCTGCGCTCGCTCCACTTCATCACCCTTGTGGGCACTCAGGGGCGTCACGCGGGAGGCATCGGTAATGAGTTTGCTCAGATGTACAAGATTAAGTACAGCCGCGATGGCAGCCGCTGGATCTCATGGAGAAACAGGCAGGGCAAGCAG GTGATTGAAGGAAACAGGAACGCCTACGACATTGTACTCAAGGACCTCGAGCCGCCCATTATCGCTCGCTTCGTCCGCTTCATGCCCGTCACAGACCACTCCATGAACGTCTGCATGAGAGTGGAGCTCTACGGCTGTGAATGGCTGG ATGGTCTGGTGTCATACAACGCTGCAGCAGGACAACAGATGAGCTTGCCTGCTTACTCAGCTTATCTCAACGACTCTGTCTATGATGGAGCTGTCAgctacag TATGACAGAGGGCTTGGGCCAGCTGACTGATGGAGTGTGTGGCCAGGATGATTTTACACAAAGTCTCGACACTCACAATGTGTGGCCTGGATATGACTACGTGGGTTGGACTAATGAGAGCTTCTCCAATGTTGAAATCATGTTTGAGTTTGACCGCATCCGCAACTTCACCACCATGAAG GTCCACTGCAACAACATGTACTCACGACACGTCAGGGTCTTCCGCCAGGTGGTGTGTTACTTCCGCTCTGAGGCAGACTGGGAAGCCACGCCCCTCTCCTTTAGCCCCGTGGAGGATAATGAGAACTCCAGCGCCCGCTTCGTCACCGTCAACCTGGCCAATCACATGGCCAGCGCCATCAAGTGCCAGTTCTACTTTGCTGATGCCTGGATGTTGTTCAGCGAGATCACCTTCCAGTCAG ATACAGCCATGTACGACACAACACTGGCTCCTCCCGTGCCAGGAATGACACCTGACACACCACTAG AGGATGACCCCACCCACAAAGTAGATGACAGCAACACCCGCATACTGATTGGCTGTTTAGTGGCCATCATCTTCATCCTCGTGGTCATCATTGTCATCATCTTGTGGAGGCAGGTGTGGCAGAAGATGTTGGAGAAG AGTGAGACGTTCGCTTACACCCACAACCAGTCGAGCACAACCAGTGAGCAGCAGTCTAATTCCACCTATGAGCGCATCTTCCCCCTTGGTCCAGACTACCAGGAGCCATCACGCATCATATGTAAGCTGCCGGAGTTTGCTCAGAGCTCCGAGGAGCCTG CTTCCTCCAGCACAGCAGCTTCAAAATCCaccacatctactgcagtccaAGATGGCGCCCCTCACTACGCAGAGGCAGACATTGTAAACCTGCAAGGCGTAACCGGAGGCAACACATACGCCATCCCCACATTAACTATGGACCTGTTGTCAGGGAAGGATGTTGCAGTGGAGGAGTTCCCGCGAAAGCTGCTCACATTCAAAGAGAAGCTGGGAGAGGGCCAGTTTGGAGAG GTGCACCTGTGCGAAGCAGACGGAATGCAGGAATTTATGAATAAAGAGTTTTTATTTGACATCCCAGAGGACGTGCCAGTTTTAGTGGCTGTGAAGATGCTCCGTTCCGACGCAAACAAAAATGCAAG GAATGACTTTCTGAAAGAGATAAAGATCATGTCACGTTTGAAGGACCCCAACATCATTCGCCTGTTGGCTGTGTGCATCTACAGCGACCCTCTCTGTATGATCACGGAGTACATGGAGAACGGAGATCTCAACCAGTTTCTGTCCCGCCACGAACCCGAGGGACAACTCGCTCTGCTCAGCAATGCGCCTACAGTCAG CTTCAATAATCTGTGCTACATGGCCGCTCAGATAGCGTCGGGGATGAAGTACCTCTCCTTTCTAAACTTTGTTCATCGAGACTTGGCTACACGCAATTGCCTGGTGGGCAAAAACTACACGATAAAGATAGCTGACTTTGGCATGAGCAGAAACCTGTACAGTGGTGACTACTACCGCATCCAGGGCAGAGCGGTACTGCCGATACGCTGGATGTCATGGGAGAGCATCCTGCTG GGTAAGTTCACCACAGCTAGCGACGTGTGGGCTTTTGGGGTGACATTGTGGGAGATACTAAACTTCTGCAAAGAGCAACCCTACTCCCAGCTCACCGATGAGCAGGTGATAGAGAACACAGGGGAGTTTTTCAGGGACCAGAAAAGACAG ATCTACTTGCCTCAGCCTGTGCTGTGTACAGACTCGCTCTACAAGATCATGCTAAGCTGCTGGAGGAGGAACACGAAGGAACGGCCCTCCTTCCAGGAAATACACCGAGCCCTCCAGGAAATACAGCCTTAA
- the ddr2a gene encoding discoidin domain-containing receptor 2 isoform X3: protein MKHLWDVHFLLLILLYLLGSVTSQVNPGVCRYPMGMSGGQIQDEDITASSQWSESTAARYGRLNSEEGDGAWCPEITVEPDSLKEFLQIDLRSLHFITLVGTQGRHAGGIGNEFAQMYKIKYSRDGSRWISWRNRQGKQVIEGNRNAYDIVLKDLEPPIIARFVRFMPVTDHSMNVCMRVELYGCEWLDGLVSYNAAAGQQMSLPAYSAYLNDSVYDGAVSYSMTEGLGQLTDGVCGQDDFTQSLDTHNVWPGYDYVGWTNESFSNVEIMFEFDRIRNFTTMKVHCNNMYSRHVRVFRQVVCYFRSEADWEATPLSFSPVEDNENSSARFVTVNLANHMASAIKCQFYFADAWMLFSEITFQSDTAMYDTTLAPPVPGMTPDTPLDDSNTRILIGCLVAIIFILVVIIVIILWRQVWQKMLEKASRRMLDDELTASLSIQSETFAYTHNQSSTTSEQQSNSTYERIFPLGPDYQEPSRIICKLPEFAQSSEEPASSSTAASKSTTSTAVQDGAPHYAEADIVNLQGVTGGNTYAIPTLTMDLLSGKDVAVEEFPRKLLTFKEKLGEGQFGEVHLCEADGMQEFMNKEFLFDIPEDVPVLVAVKMLRSDANKNARNDFLKEIKIMSRLKDPNIIRLLAVCIYSDPLCMITEYMENGDLNQFLSRHEPEGQLALLSNAPTVSFNNLCYMAAQIASGMKYLSFLNFVHRDLATRNCLVGKNYTIKIADFGMSRNLYSGDYYRIQGRAVLPIRWMSWESILLGKFTTASDVWAFGVTLWEILNFCKEQPYSQLTDEQVIENTGEFFRDQKRQIYLPQPVLCTDSLYKIMLSCWRRNTKERPSFQEIHRALQEIQP, encoded by the exons ATGAAGCACCTGTGGGACGTTCACTTCCTCCTGCTCATCCTCCTCTACCTGTTAGGATCCGTCACATCACAGGTCAACCCAG GTGTGTGTCGGTATCCCATGGGCATGTCAGGAGGGCAGATACAGGACGAGGACATCACTGCCTCCAGCCAGTGGTCTGAATCCACCGCTGCTAGATACGGCAG GTTGAACTCGGAGGAGGGCGATGGCGCGTGGTGTCCAGAGATAACAGTGGAGCCAGACAGCCTGAAAGAGTTCCTTCAGATTGACCTGCGCTCGCTCCACTTCATCACCCTTGTGGGCACTCAGGGGCGTCACGCGGGAGGCATCGGTAATGAGTTTGCTCAGATGTACAAGATTAAGTACAGCCGCGATGGCAGCCGCTGGATCTCATGGAGAAACAGGCAGGGCAAGCAG GTGATTGAAGGAAACAGGAACGCCTACGACATTGTACTCAAGGACCTCGAGCCGCCCATTATCGCTCGCTTCGTCCGCTTCATGCCCGTCACAGACCACTCCATGAACGTCTGCATGAGAGTGGAGCTCTACGGCTGTGAATGGCTGG ATGGTCTGGTGTCATACAACGCTGCAGCAGGACAACAGATGAGCTTGCCTGCTTACTCAGCTTATCTCAACGACTCTGTCTATGATGGAGCTGTCAgctacag TATGACAGAGGGCTTGGGCCAGCTGACTGATGGAGTGTGTGGCCAGGATGATTTTACACAAAGTCTCGACACTCACAATGTGTGGCCTGGATATGACTACGTGGGTTGGACTAATGAGAGCTTCTCCAATGTTGAAATCATGTTTGAGTTTGACCGCATCCGCAACTTCACCACCATGAAG GTCCACTGCAACAACATGTACTCACGACACGTCAGGGTCTTCCGCCAGGTGGTGTGTTACTTCCGCTCTGAGGCAGACTGGGAAGCCACGCCCCTCTCCTTTAGCCCCGTGGAGGATAATGAGAACTCCAGCGCCCGCTTCGTCACCGTCAACCTGGCCAATCACATGGCCAGCGCCATCAAGTGCCAGTTCTACTTTGCTGATGCCTGGATGTTGTTCAGCGAGATCACCTTCCAGTCAG ATACAGCCATGTACGACACAACACTGGCTCCTCCCGTGCCAGGAATGACACCTGACACACCACTAG ATGACAGCAACACCCGCATACTGATTGGCTGTTTAGTGGCCATCATCTTCATCCTCGTGGTCATCATTGTCATCATCTTGTGGAGGCAGGTGTGGCAGAAGATGTTGGAGAAG GCCTCTCGCCGGATGCTGGACGATGAACTAACTGCTAGTTTGTCAATACAGAGTGAGACGTTCGCTTACACCCACAACCAGTCGAGCACAACCAGTGAGCAGCAGTCTAATTCCACCTATGAGCGCATCTTCCCCCTTGGTCCAGACTACCAGGAGCCATCACGCATCATATGTAAGCTGCCGGAGTTTGCTCAGAGCTCCGAGGAGCCTG CTTCCTCCAGCACAGCAGCTTCAAAATCCaccacatctactgcagtccaAGATGGCGCCCCTCACTACGCAGAGGCAGACATTGTAAACCTGCAAGGCGTAACCGGAGGCAACACATACGCCATCCCCACATTAACTATGGACCTGTTGTCAGGGAAGGATGTTGCAGTGGAGGAGTTCCCGCGAAAGCTGCTCACATTCAAAGAGAAGCTGGGAGAGGGCCAGTTTGGAGAG GTGCACCTGTGCGAAGCAGACGGAATGCAGGAATTTATGAATAAAGAGTTTTTATTTGACATCCCAGAGGACGTGCCAGTTTTAGTGGCTGTGAAGATGCTCCGTTCCGACGCAAACAAAAATGCAAG GAATGACTTTCTGAAAGAGATAAAGATCATGTCACGTTTGAAGGACCCCAACATCATTCGCCTGTTGGCTGTGTGCATCTACAGCGACCCTCTCTGTATGATCACGGAGTACATGGAGAACGGAGATCTCAACCAGTTTCTGTCCCGCCACGAACCCGAGGGACAACTCGCTCTGCTCAGCAATGCGCCTACAGTCAG CTTCAATAATCTGTGCTACATGGCCGCTCAGATAGCGTCGGGGATGAAGTACCTCTCCTTTCTAAACTTTGTTCATCGAGACTTGGCTACACGCAATTGCCTGGTGGGCAAAAACTACACGATAAAGATAGCTGACTTTGGCATGAGCAGAAACCTGTACAGTGGTGACTACTACCGCATCCAGGGCAGAGCGGTACTGCCGATACGCTGGATGTCATGGGAGAGCATCCTGCTG GGTAAGTTCACCACAGCTAGCGACGTGTGGGCTTTTGGGGTGACATTGTGGGAGATACTAAACTTCTGCAAAGAGCAACCCTACTCCCAGCTCACCGATGAGCAGGTGATAGAGAACACAGGGGAGTTTTTCAGGGACCAGAAAAGACAG ATCTACTTGCCTCAGCCTGTGCTGTGTACAGACTCGCTCTACAAGATCATGCTAAGCTGCTGGAGGAGGAACACGAAGGAACGGCCCTCCTTCCAGGAAATACACCGAGCCCTCCAGGAAATACAGCCTTAA
- the ddr2a gene encoding discoidin domain-containing receptor 2 isoform X5 gives MKHLWDVHFLLLILLYLLGSVTSQVNPGVCRYPMGMSGGQIQDEDITASSQWSESTAARYGRLNSEEGDGAWCPEITVEPDSLKEFLQIDLRSLHFITLVGTQGRHAGGIGNEFAQMYKIKYSRDGSRWISWRNRQGKQVIEGNRNAYDIVLKDLEPPIIARFVRFMPVTDHSMNVCMRVELYGCEWLDGLVSYNAAAGQQMSLPAYSAYLNDSVYDGAVSYSMTEGLGQLTDGVCGQDDFTQSLDTHNVWPGYDYVGWTNESFSNVEIMFEFDRIRNFTTMKVHCNNMYSRHVRVFRQVVCYFRSEADWEATPLSFSPVEDNENSSARFVTVNLANHMASAIKCQFYFADAWMLFSEITFQSDTAMYDTTLAPPVPGMTPDTPLDDSNTRILIGCLVAIIFILVVIIVIILWRQVWQKMLEKSETFAYTHNQSSTTSEQQSNSTYERIFPLGPDYQEPSRIICKLPEFAQSSEEPASSSTAASKSTTSTAVQDGAPHYAEADIVNLQGVTGGNTYAIPTLTMDLLSGKDVAVEEFPRKLLTFKEKLGEGQFGEVHLCEADGMQEFMNKEFLFDIPEDVPVLVAVKMLRSDANKNARNDFLKEIKIMSRLKDPNIIRLLAVCIYSDPLCMITEYMENGDLNQFLSRHEPEGQLALLSNAPTVSFNNLCYMAAQIASGMKYLSFLNFVHRDLATRNCLVGKNYTIKIADFGMSRNLYSGDYYRIQGRAVLPIRWMSWESILLGKFTTASDVWAFGVTLWEILNFCKEQPYSQLTDEQVIENTGEFFRDQKRQIYLPQPVLCTDSLYKIMLSCWRRNTKERPSFQEIHRALQEIQP, from the exons ATGAAGCACCTGTGGGACGTTCACTTCCTCCTGCTCATCCTCCTCTACCTGTTAGGATCCGTCACATCACAGGTCAACCCAG GTGTGTGTCGGTATCCCATGGGCATGTCAGGAGGGCAGATACAGGACGAGGACATCACTGCCTCCAGCCAGTGGTCTGAATCCACCGCTGCTAGATACGGCAG GTTGAACTCGGAGGAGGGCGATGGCGCGTGGTGTCCAGAGATAACAGTGGAGCCAGACAGCCTGAAAGAGTTCCTTCAGATTGACCTGCGCTCGCTCCACTTCATCACCCTTGTGGGCACTCAGGGGCGTCACGCGGGAGGCATCGGTAATGAGTTTGCTCAGATGTACAAGATTAAGTACAGCCGCGATGGCAGCCGCTGGATCTCATGGAGAAACAGGCAGGGCAAGCAG GTGATTGAAGGAAACAGGAACGCCTACGACATTGTACTCAAGGACCTCGAGCCGCCCATTATCGCTCGCTTCGTCCGCTTCATGCCCGTCACAGACCACTCCATGAACGTCTGCATGAGAGTGGAGCTCTACGGCTGTGAATGGCTGG ATGGTCTGGTGTCATACAACGCTGCAGCAGGACAACAGATGAGCTTGCCTGCTTACTCAGCTTATCTCAACGACTCTGTCTATGATGGAGCTGTCAgctacag TATGACAGAGGGCTTGGGCCAGCTGACTGATGGAGTGTGTGGCCAGGATGATTTTACACAAAGTCTCGACACTCACAATGTGTGGCCTGGATATGACTACGTGGGTTGGACTAATGAGAGCTTCTCCAATGTTGAAATCATGTTTGAGTTTGACCGCATCCGCAACTTCACCACCATGAAG GTCCACTGCAACAACATGTACTCACGACACGTCAGGGTCTTCCGCCAGGTGGTGTGTTACTTCCGCTCTGAGGCAGACTGGGAAGCCACGCCCCTCTCCTTTAGCCCCGTGGAGGATAATGAGAACTCCAGCGCCCGCTTCGTCACCGTCAACCTGGCCAATCACATGGCCAGCGCCATCAAGTGCCAGTTCTACTTTGCTGATGCCTGGATGTTGTTCAGCGAGATCACCTTCCAGTCAG ATACAGCCATGTACGACACAACACTGGCTCCTCCCGTGCCAGGAATGACACCTGACACACCACTAG ATGACAGCAACACCCGCATACTGATTGGCTGTTTAGTGGCCATCATCTTCATCCTCGTGGTCATCATTGTCATCATCTTGTGGAGGCAGGTGTGGCAGAAGATGTTGGAGAAG AGTGAGACGTTCGCTTACACCCACAACCAGTCGAGCACAACCAGTGAGCAGCAGTCTAATTCCACCTATGAGCGCATCTTCCCCCTTGGTCCAGACTACCAGGAGCCATCACGCATCATATGTAAGCTGCCGGAGTTTGCTCAGAGCTCCGAGGAGCCTG CTTCCTCCAGCACAGCAGCTTCAAAATCCaccacatctactgcagtccaAGATGGCGCCCCTCACTACGCAGAGGCAGACATTGTAAACCTGCAAGGCGTAACCGGAGGCAACACATACGCCATCCCCACATTAACTATGGACCTGTTGTCAGGGAAGGATGTTGCAGTGGAGGAGTTCCCGCGAAAGCTGCTCACATTCAAAGAGAAGCTGGGAGAGGGCCAGTTTGGAGAG GTGCACCTGTGCGAAGCAGACGGAATGCAGGAATTTATGAATAAAGAGTTTTTATTTGACATCCCAGAGGACGTGCCAGTTTTAGTGGCTGTGAAGATGCTCCGTTCCGACGCAAACAAAAATGCAAG GAATGACTTTCTGAAAGAGATAAAGATCATGTCACGTTTGAAGGACCCCAACATCATTCGCCTGTTGGCTGTGTGCATCTACAGCGACCCTCTCTGTATGATCACGGAGTACATGGAGAACGGAGATCTCAACCAGTTTCTGTCCCGCCACGAACCCGAGGGACAACTCGCTCTGCTCAGCAATGCGCCTACAGTCAG CTTCAATAATCTGTGCTACATGGCCGCTCAGATAGCGTCGGGGATGAAGTACCTCTCCTTTCTAAACTTTGTTCATCGAGACTTGGCTACACGCAATTGCCTGGTGGGCAAAAACTACACGATAAAGATAGCTGACTTTGGCATGAGCAGAAACCTGTACAGTGGTGACTACTACCGCATCCAGGGCAGAGCGGTACTGCCGATACGCTGGATGTCATGGGAGAGCATCCTGCTG GGTAAGTTCACCACAGCTAGCGACGTGTGGGCTTTTGGGGTGACATTGTGGGAGATACTAAACTTCTGCAAAGAGCAACCCTACTCCCAGCTCACCGATGAGCAGGTGATAGAGAACACAGGGGAGTTTTTCAGGGACCAGAAAAGACAG ATCTACTTGCCTCAGCCTGTGCTGTGTACAGACTCGCTCTACAAGATCATGCTAAGCTGCTGGAGGAGGAACACGAAGGAACGGCCCTCCTTCCAGGAAATACACCGAGCCCTCCAGGAAATACAGCCTTAA